DNA from Eucalyptus grandis isolate ANBG69807.140 chromosome 5, ASM1654582v1, whole genome shotgun sequence:
GTCATATGTCCTGTCAAGTGAACCCGCTGAAGAAATGGAAATGCTTTACTTCTATCCACCTTTGAAAGATCTACTATCCCATCATTATCTCTAGCGGCAATGAGATGTAATGCTTCCAGTTTTTCTAAATTCCCAATGGAAGAGCAAAGATTCTCTACATGGCCGAGTCTCAGATTCGAGATCCCTAGCCTTCGTAAATTTTTCAGTTTCCCGAGTTCTCCTAGCAATATTTTCCCATGATTAATGTTTGACCGCTTGCTCCTTTCCTCGACTTGGTTTAGATCTATCAAGCATAGTTTTTGCAATGATGTCAAGCATCCGACTTCTAATCCGGATGGAGCCTTGACACCGTACTTTGGGTGACTACCTGGAGCCGGACTTGGGTTGGATCTGTATACTAACAGATGACGGAGTGctttcagcttcaaaatattcttagGTAGTTTAGGCACGTCAATACCTTTGAGATCTAGGGTTTCCAGATGTTCAAGAGCTTCTATGCCTTCCGGAATTTCAATTACTTTGATACCCGTTAAACGGAGGTACGTAAGACATCTTAAAAGAGAAATACCTCTGGGAAACTCTTCCAATGAAGAATCTTGAATATTTAGCACCTTAAGCCTGCTAACCTGCTTCAACAGTGCTTCCATACAATCTGGGTACACCTCAGCGAAGATAAGTAGGGAGCGAAGTCGTTTGACCCTCGTGCCATCTTTTATCCTGTCCATTTTGCTGTGAATGGACAGGCGCAATAGAGTCTCAGGCCATTCTTCTTCTAGGTCGGCAACAATCATCGCAAACTCATCATCTTTCGACTTGGAAATAATGATTTGATGCAGAATGTTGTAAATGCGGCAAGTTTTGGCCCTCTCATAACTAGTTTTCTCCACCTTCTGAAATAAATTATGATCTACTAACTTTTTCAGGGTTTCCTCTGCGATTGTTTGGACAGGGTCAGTACCCTTCTGCTCAATAAATCTTTCAGCCATCCATAGCCGCATCAATGTGGAGCAATTTATGAGACAATCTAACGGAAAGATGCTCAAGTAAAAGAGACAAGCACGGACATCGTGAAGGTGGTCCATGCGCAGAGTTATAATCCTTCTAATTGGGCCACTTTTGTCCCCTTTGGATAGCAGTGCTTCTCCGAGCCTGCTACTCAACTTTTTCCATTTAACACCTTGAGGAGTGCCATTAACACCACCCTGAATATCGCTCAAAAGGTTGGACGCCGCAAGAATCGCAAGTGGCAATCCTCCGCATTGTTCTACAATGCTGTCAAAAGCATCTTTTAAAACATTTGGACGGCAATCCATCTGGAACGTCTTCTGGCAAAGTAGAGTCGAAGAATCTTCCAAGGAAAGGGGAGGATGCTTGAAATGGCGGATATCATACAATAGTTTGGTAGGTTCGAGAGGAGCACCATCAGATTGTGCCatttgaagattcaagtaagTTCTGGAGTTAGATTGTAGGCTGCTGTCCCGAGTCGTGACGAGCACGCTGGGACGAGCACGAGCTAGAAGACTCTGGAGACACTCGAACACATGCGTGCTGCCTGCATCATCTAAGACGAGTGCCCACGTGATATTTCCGCACAAAAAGGATTCGAAAACCTCTCCGAGTTCGCGTTGGGATCCGAGGCTGTCCTTCTGGGTCGGATTCCACATCCGTGCATTTGCCTTCATGAGTGCCGCCGCTTTGTCGTCGGCCAACTCACATGTTCTTAAATTGATCCACACGTAGTAATTGAAGTGACTCCTTACTGTTTCATCACGAAGCACGGCGCCCACTAGAGTACTCTTCCCTACTCCTTGCGCGCCGTGCACGAAAACCACTTTCCGCGTCGGACTGTCCGCTGTTAGCCATCGAACCAGCTGGCCCCTTGCCGTTTCAATGCCCACCAACTCATTGTCCCTCTCATTGGAAAAGGCAATGGACAACGACTGATGGCAGGCCGAGCTGGACTTGGCATGGTCTGCggataatttatttgaaatctCCAGTGTAGTTTTGTAATTCTCTACAATCTGTCTTATACTTTTTGCTTCGGAAGCAAAAGTTCGGCGATTGATGTGTTTGTAAATGTAGACACCAAGACCTTCCCACTTACATTTTCCACGTTCCATGAAATCATTGATAGCATCTTCAGAGTCATAAAGAAACTTCCGCATTCGCTTCATGGACACTTTGAGATCCTCATCGATGACCTCCTTCAAGGTGGCTTTCTTGAGGAAGCGCCCGATGGCTCCGATCAAGTCCTTGAGATACTCTAATTCCGTTTTAGCATCTGAACCGAGTCTCCATTCTTCTTTCAATAGTTTCAATACGTCAGGAATCAGCTTTATCAGAGAAGGCACTATGGCTTCCGCCATTTTCTCCTTTGCTGGTtggatcagagagagagagagagaaaggaagggagGGCGGGAGGGGATGTAGTCAGCGATGAAACTGGAACAAGGCCTGGCTGAGGGAGGCAGGGGACGTAGTCAGCGATGAAACTGGAACGAGGCCTGGCTGAGGGAGGCAGGGGACGTAGTCAGCGATGAAACTGGAACGAGGCCtggctggagagagagagagagagagagagagagggagggagggagtgagggagggaggaaggggaTGTAGTCGGCCATCGAACTGGCCTGGCTGTACCGTTTCTTCGAGCAAGTATTTTATAGACGAGTTCTACTGAACCCAATTAATCATATTTCAATAATCTTTCGAGCACACACTCGAAATATCCTTTCGGTGACGTCATCCAAGtctgtaaaatattttctcatttccCTGGAGGCATTTGcattttagtttgtttttcgATATGGTTACAAACTTTGGCACTCCGACTGTCAATAATGCCCAACCTGGACCGACCCAACGTTTTGGGGGTTAATTAAGGGCCGGGTGTACTTCAtgttcaaataataatttaatttgcaAACATCCTCGAGTGCAcatgataattattttattttaagccTCTATTTGttagtttcaaaaataaatttgaaataaaaattcatttgattcattttttaattttagaaaaaaatttattccataaataaattgataataaaaaagagaaataataaggttttacttttctatttccgaAAGAGTTAATAcattgaaaaacttcaaattggtaTACGACAAatccaaactggtaaatttgtaacataTATACCtccatttgaatttgattaatatcacaaaaaaaaaaaatcacaaaaattataaactcaTGACAAATatagtgtaaaatcccaaattggtatatcaattAACATTAcgtatcatttaacttaataatttgataataaaatttaataaaaactaacatagggtaaatttgtcacaagtgtaatagtttaggataaatttgtcaaaggtatatcaatttgagaatttttggtaattaaaaaaataattttgaataaatttgtcatgaatgtaccaatttagagatatttaggatattaaccctttctgaaatagaaatgagCATTCTCTTCGCTCATCTTCAACATCGACTGCTTATCTCTCATTGACCGTTGTCCTTCATCGTTGCCTGTCGCGGCTGAGTGTTGTCTGCCACCGCCTGTTGCCACCCGCTGTTCTTCGGCCGAGAGgaaaaaattttgtttatctTTCTTAAAAATTTATCTAGGAATcagatttagaaatttattttttgtcaattatgttaagaaatagaaatttttcttCCCGACGCTTTCCGTCTTCTCTTCCACAAGACGACGACCAACTCCTTCGGGGCATTTTTTCCTTCGCCTGAACCGCCCGATCGCCGACCTCATGATAATCGCTCGCCAACCGTCTCCACGCCCTCTTTGCAGCGTGAGAAATGGCGTGCACTTCGTGAATGCGAGATCGAAGAGGGTGGGTGACGAAAGTGGGAGGAGACCCTCTTTCGAAGGGCTCATAGTCGATTCTCTCCCATTTCCCTGTCCCACAACCAGTGTTCTGAGGGCAGGGCGCGTCCTCTCTTTCGCATTCGAGCATCCTTGGATTGCTTTGAGGTCTCCCTCGCTCTTAGGGTTTACATTTCTTCGTTGTTTGGCGGCTGTCATGGCTGTTCTGGTCTGATCTGTCGGTCATTTGCAGTTGGATTGCTTGTGGGACTGGTTGCTAGTGGAATTGGAAGATAAATCTTGTTTTTTTCAAGTAGAGTTTTCGTTGTGGCGTGATTATGGGGTGCTATTGCTGTTTTAATTGATTGTTTATGGCACTGGTGCGACGTTCTTGTGGCATTTTGGTATGAGGGTTTTTGGGAGTTCTGGAGGTTACTTGGTCTGTGTCCCCGGTCGTTCATACCAGCCAATTAGGTGACTTTTCCTTCCATTTGTCTTTGTACGAGTGTTGAGTCTTCTATTTTTAGCTTTTGTCTTCGAATTTCATAACTACTCCTTGCATTCAAGATTATGTGCATGAATAAATGGTGGGGATTATTTACTATTGGATTTTTTTTGGCTCAGGGTAGAGAATTTTGCTttccaaatatttcaaattgatgTCTATGCTTTCTGTAAAACGATGTCTTTTGCCCACCTGAGTTCCTGGGATTGGTTTGCCTTGGGCGGAGTagggaaaattaattttcgaTTGAATGGGCCTTTAGGAATCTGTAAGACCTATTAAGGATATCTCATATCTTAAACTACTTGATCCTTTTCTTGGCCAAATTGGAGAAGAGTCCATCCATGTAGCCATAGAGGGATTGTATTggaaatgatatgatatgttgCTCTCGATATCTGGTCATAGATGTTTTCTTTTGACCAATTAATAGTTGGACTATGATCTCTAGCATCTTAGAGTGCCAGGATTATGCCATTCTCGTTTGGTTAGGTGGCTGTAGGCCTTGTCAACAAGACTCCTTAGGTTAGTACCATACCTAAGGATGACAGTGACACCCTTCACTGAAGCTCTACCAGGCAATCCAAAGGTCGGGAGAAGATCTTCAAGACGAAGTGTGCTCTGTGCCATACCGTCGAGAAAGGCACTGGCCACAAGCGAGGTTTgctcttttcctcttcctcacaCCAGGAGTCTTCGTTGATCCTTTTGGTCCACCTACGTTGAGCAGTTTTAGTCCTGtgattttcttgtttctgatGAAGATCCATGATGCGATTGTCTGTGGAGGAGGTTCTGTGTGTCGGCTCTTTGTGGTAGATCTGAGCGATTTGAAGGTGGATGATTAGATCCATTTCGGTGGTGCATGCTTTTTGCCTGTTAAATTGATGTCTAAGGCGAAATAAATTAGGATTGAAGGAATGTGGAatttgtgtttgattttctggGGGATTCTGTGCTTGTGTCCTTGCCTACATGTGGTttagtttggttttctttttgcttttatatttttagatttatCTGCAAACGCTTTTGAACTGGTGTTTTTGTGATGGCAGATCTTTGTAGTAAAGAATTTCATGTTGTTCTGAGACGACCACTAGCTATTTTAATTGGTTTCTGCACTTTTGGATGTCTTTTGTCTTGTGATCTAGTATTGTAAAGGAGATATGGGAACCACACATTATTGACTGAATGTCAAGAGATTTCTTTGAGGTAAGTTTGATGCTGTGCGTGGAAAGTTGGGGTGTattgtttctcttttgttttcatagAGCTTTGTTTTATGTCTATCTTAATTTATGTCATTCTGAAGCTTTGGtctttggatttttctttattatcatTTGCGATGTGCTCATGCTTGTTTGAAATTTCACCGCCCAATCTAAATGGACTGTTCGGTAGGCAGTCTGGCACAACTCCATGATGCTCTTATTCCGCTGCAAATAAGAGCATGGCTGTCATCTGGGAGGAAAAAATCTGAATTTAGAGTTATGCTGTGATTGAGCAATTatggtcattttttttctgGGGTATGCTGAAGGACCCTGGAGGTTTGAGCGTTGCTGATTGTACTATTGAAtgagttctttcttttggttatTGAGTGGTTCCAGTTGGTGGTATCTTGTTATCCAAAAGGTGCAACAGACGGATCAAATGTGCCAAAGCCAGAAAGGAAAATCAACCTCAGGGAGAAAATGCTCTTGCTTGATTTCTTTCGAAAGCAGAGTCATGTTGACTTGTCAATATGAATCATCTGCAGATTTTGCTGTCAAAGCTAATAATCTTTGCAGGTTATTGTGCCAATGACTTAAGTAAAGAGGATTGGGAATCTTATTGTCCATGCCGAGGTTTTGGATTCAATCAGCAGTTGTAAATTGTAATGATGGAGGATGTTGTAGAGAATGTAATAGCATGAACCACCAGATTTTATTTGTAGCTCAATTGCGCGGTGTTATTTTTAGGAAGCATTTCAATTGTAACCACCCAATCCGACTTGTGTTTTCGTTTGGGTCATATGCTGTTCGGGTCTAAGAGAAAACACACCACTTTAGggtcaggtcgggtcgggttgcaTGGAAACCCAACTCGACCCATCCATTGACACTCCTAACTCCAGGTATAAGCGTGATT
Protein-coding regions in this window:
- the LOC108959490 gene encoding disease resistance protein RPM1-like; translated protein: MAEAIVPSLIKLIPDVLKLLKEEWRLGSDAKTELEYLKDLIGAIGRFLKKATLKEVIDEDLKVSMKRMRKFLYDSEDAINDFMERGKCKWEGLGVYIYKHINRRTFASEAKSIRQIVENYKTTLEISNKLSADHAKSSSACHQSLSIAFSNERDNELVGIETARGQLVRWLTADSPTRKVVFVHGAQGVGKSTLVGAVLRDETVRSHFNYYVWINLRTCELADDKAAALMKANARMWNPTQKDSLGSQRELGEVFESFLCGNITWALVLDDAGSTHVFECLQSLLARARPSVLVTTRDSSLQSNSRTYLNLQMAQSDGAPLEPTKLLYDIRHFKHPPLSLEDSSTLLCQKTFQMDCRPNVLKDAFDSIVEQCGGLPLAILAASNLLSDIQGGVNGTPQGVKWKKLSSRLGEALLSKGDKSGPIRRIITLRMDHLHDVRACLFYLSIFPLDCLINCSTLMRLWMAERFIEQKGTDPVQTIAEETLKKLVDHNLFQKVEKTSYERAKTCRIYNILHQIIISKSKDDEFAMIVADLEEEWPETLLRLSIHSKMDRIKDGTRVKRLRSLLIFAEVYPDCMEALLKQVSRLKVLNIQDSSLEEFPRGISLLRCLTYLRLTGIKVIEIPEGIEALEHLETLDLKGIDVPKLPKNILKLKALRHLLVYRSNPSPAPGSHPKYGVKAPSGLEVGCLTSLQKLCLIDLNQVEERSKRSNINHGKILLGELGKLKNLRRLGISNLRLGHVENLCSSIGNLEKLEALHLIAARDNDGIVDLSKVDRSKAFPFLQRVHLTGHMTTLPNWILTPSLAKLFIRKSRLTEDAFQHFKGLPCLKHLDLQDAFYDVREMEFEEGDFQQLRFLGLDTFPSLESMTVKEKALPALKKLLLSRCSKFKKVPQGLLLKCLDFHEMPYEFEKAVRRNKAVHTHKKLWLEAAVVDGDPMDLITDRPESFRRRVESRK